The Anabaena sp. PCC 7108 region CTAGCAAAGTAAATCCACTATTATAGTTATTACTTAAAGTTTGTTTATTCTTTGCTAAATATATTTTTATGTATGCATTCATCTTTGAATACTTTTGAATATTGGTGTAGAGACAATCTTTCTATTTGCAGTCCAAGAAATCCAAACAATAAATTATCCAATTTATTGAATCAAAACAACTTACCCTTTGCTACTGTAAAGCATAAAAAATCCTACAAGCAAAGTCTGTCTTGGCTTGTGTAGCTACAGAAGTTAGGTTGCTGGGGTTTATTTACTAATTTAATTAAATATTCTGAAAATAGCTTCTGAGTTAAAACGTCATTAAAACTCCTTTAAATAGCCATTTAACCAAAGATAAAATGGGCTAATTAAGCTACCTAAAAACAGTTCTAACTCACAAGCAGCTACTAAATCAGTTTTTAATTTGGTTCGATATTTAAGCCAGTGTAAAGAAATTTTACGAAAGTCATTGATCATGTAAGCTACAACAGCAAACGGTTTTAAGTAAGGCTTTATATTTACTGTTCTAGTCACATAACGGCTAAGTCCAATACCTCTAAAAAATGGGATTAGATACTCTCTTTTTAAGCGTGAACTGGGAATTTGATGATAAATTTCCATCTCCGGGTTGTACCAAATTTCCCAGCCACTTTTTTGGATATAAGATAACATTTCTAAATCTTCACCAGTTAGCATATTACCTTTGACTCTACCAGTTAAAATAGGGTCAATTGGTACGTTATCTATCCAAGCCTCTTTGCGGACAACAAGTCCTGCTGAAGGTGGTAGTAATTTTTTTGTTGGTTTATATAGAAGAGGTAAATTTCCTCGTTCTGTAATTGCTAAAAATGGGGCAATTTTTTGAAAGTTTTCGGGTGGTTTTATTTCCCAGTTTGCGTGAATTTGACTACCATACGCCCCTGCTTGGGGATATTTTTGAGCAAAATTATAAGCTGCTGCTACCCAATTTGAGTTAGGGTAATTGTCATCATCTAGAAAACCAATTAGTTCACTTTCTGATTCTGCTATTGCTTTTTTTCTCGCGTGTGCTGCACCTTGTTTTGGCTCAAAGCAGTATTTTAAAGCATAAGGACAGCGCCAATTTTTTTGATAGGTGCGAACAACTTCGGCTGTTTTATCTGTGCTGTTATTATCAACAACAATTATTTCCCAAGATAAATGCTCAGTTTTTAGTTGCTTTTGCAGGCGTTCTAGTAGCTCAGGTAAACGATGTTCACCATTGTAGGTGGGAATAGCTACTGTAAAATTAAGGCAATTATTCATAAATGGATTGAACCTCAAACTTTACCCAATCTTTATATTGTGGTATCTTCGTGGCTATTTTATATACAGTATTATTACTAGACTTTTCTAAAATTCTTACTACTAATTAGTTGGCCTTACAATCTGTACCTGTAGCTGTTTGTGTACCTCCTATCAGTGTTCTTACGAAAATGCAGCGTTTTGACCCACTAGGAGTATTAGTTCCGGCATTAGGTATAGCTACCATAACTATTAAATCTGTATCAGCATTACTGCCACTATTCTTGCTTGCCAAAGCACCCGTGTAGTCAAAAGTAATGGTTCCAGAAGCTGGTGTAGTAGATATGCTCTTACCAGTAACTGTTGTATTATAAACAATCTTAGACGTAGGCGTAAGCGGAGACGGAAGAGTAGTAAGATTGGTATACAATAAGACTTGATTGGCTTCAAGGTCAGTAGCTAGACGCTTCCAACTATCATCTGAAGGTACGGTAGTAACAGGATAAACGACATATTGAGGGATATTATTGTTGTTTCTAAAACTCGCGCTATAGGTAAGTTTCTTATTTTTAGCTTCCGTCTGTGCTTGTCGCACAGCAGAAACAACGCCGTCAAAGGCTTTATTTAGCCGCTGTCTTTGCACAAATCCCAACCAACCAGGAGCCATAACTGCTAATAAAATTCCTGCAATTAGCAGCGATACTAAAAGTTCTATTAAGGTAAAACCAGCATTTTTCTGATCTGCTTCAGGTGCAAGACAATGATATTTATTCTTGATATTTTTGCTGGGCAATTGTAGTAAATTCATGATCAATCCTTTGATAACGAAAAGTATTTAAACACGCTGTAATTTTATTTTGAATTGTTTACTTTGTGTATAAAAACCCCCGTGCTTGCACGATTGTGTTAACTGAAGGAAAGTAGGTTGCTTTGTTTTTATCTGAGTAAGTTATATCGCTGCTTTGGACTCTTGCTAAGGCATTGGCGCGGATAAAAACTTGTGCTGTAGTTATCACTTGCCCTATCTTGGTACTATCTTCATAATTACTAACACAAGCATAAAAGCTGCTTGGTGATGTTGTATTGCTGGGTATTACTTTTGGTTGTTTACTAGTACTAGTAGTACTGGTAGTAATATTATAGTCAGTCAGGCATTGTCGTGTTAGATCAGGAATATT contains the following coding sequences:
- the hpsE gene encoding hormogonium polysaccharide biosynthesis glycosyltransferase HpsE, which encodes MNNCLNFTVAIPTYNGEHRLPELLERLQKQLKTEHLSWEIIVVDNNSTDKTAEVVRTYQKNWRCPYALKYCFEPKQGAAHARKKAIAESESELIGFLDDDNYPNSNWVAAAYNFAQKYPQAGAYGSQIHANWEIKPPENFQKIAPFLAITERGNLPLLYKPTKKLLPPSAGLVVRKEAWIDNVPIDPILTGRVKGNMLTGEDLEMLSYIQKSGWEIWYNPEMEIYHQIPSSRLKREYLIPFFRGIGLSRYVTRTVNIKPYLKPFAVVAYMINDFRKISLHWLKYRTKLKTDLVAACELELFLGSLISPFYLWLNGYLKEF
- a CDS encoding prepilin-type N-terminal cleavage/methylation domain-containing protein; its protein translation is MNLLQLPSKNIKNKYHCLAPEADQKNAGFTLIELLVSLLIAGILLAVMAPGWLGFVQRQRLNKAFDGVVSAVRQAQTEAKNKKLTYSASFRNNNNIPQYVVYPVTTVPSDDSWKRLATDLEANQVLLYTNLTTLPSPLTPTSKIVYNTTVTGKSISTTPASGTITFDYTGALASKNSGSNADTDLIVMVAIPNAGTNTPSGSKRCIFVRTLIGGTQTATGTDCKAN